The Dysidea avara chromosome 13, odDysAvar1.4, whole genome shotgun sequence genome includes a region encoding these proteins:
- the LOC136243600 gene encoding uncharacterized protein, with the protein MEKSEQSSVTLLNDSLFRSTSTVVVGEHIQPTSSSISHKSTVVCYGDISIDYSQYYKEAPITFEDLLSDEEGSVSSSSSCSDEGNSRVGAVESHTIVQQSNACSHEEGSGLRAITYHKYKTLQSCFTAWRKLSMLKQAKAMQLFHRHLLQRGWRAFRWNLMLGRELAKMGVWHHQRWKHRRVFLKWRAKAVAKRHERIKNAFYLWRRLTRLKVSCCVTQLVAQRKILCVCWTQWKSSLTMARKEKIASQHFEKLILRRSFTALLINASSYRKKKLALNLSQAFYFTILKRDALVQWKLSLQFKLAAKKHYCQVLLSKALQRWCQNTVNMRFQWIQIEGEAQTHYSSHLTRYYFKEWCLKHMEKRAAKFRGSLLLVRCYQEWNSRQTLVRCNKTAATKFHSQYILRCAFVEWKLKCTKAQDTRAHYVLLLQRETLQHYFDHWRSVINFSHSLRVSQRDFLQQHNAVLVKSCFSYWRETATETRQKRAADGLYQQHAKKRMFSSWRQFIYQRTLRHGSEMFRMERQRSTLQRYFDRWVCETACQVGENAISDRLFSALCTHRMRVAFTGWHQVTITSLAAKGVQKNYMRRFFYKWKHQMVAIHTKSTAQIHSADVVLVNKWFRKWWSCLQVKGLARVADKHYKTVCLRKSFNTLTREYKRLETAKKFHCSVEQSSLVACFVRWRAVLSTRTQLEHMKKSIKFQQCYLVRKCFAAWLNCARMRQQLLHESFQSLHVLDTTHRQRMTWNMWRRQLHCHQIMRRHLNTKDFYCMQRFFYHWKNVAEQSLEMLSATFIAKFHVSALSTSTARDSPCLNGLFTPPNMLATSLQYQNSLVSPRTNNSFIKSPIKSSTPLLSFHSTKRSSHNSDNFNGVVANSPSRDDVKRQLFTEDKQSKLSPPCKCLNSEVINQLSSLQQDLDSIHMSESFLHQHSNVSVSSNSSITELSENIISPPIEFSEQCYADSHNISVSSVGTKSLYEISRIKPVMIDNSVSELSVSHDSSFVLYNKMVYIIKIMQLYPASVAFIAWHKFVLKMKSLRAIQNEVQHLSCQNSVRHVFMLWKSQTCRSLEYKQIETSFLANQRKRILCGSLLKWTTLHLRHTRTSYILNDYLSSKNNYLVKRYFAKWKYNFEMNLRIRNHMGRVLLSRCLQSWKNHCLSKQLVQAKIDCIRAKQNHIILSQCLIQWSNEAKQRRLLRICLQKWKVYTQVKRQLRVAVMVIEERRCITLRRNVLCTWRNMTYACVTVKNLHHRNILRSVFVSWRSFVEDKKEALLNHQQEEDRRIVTAAFLHWREFTKKRILAKQLNCVRILHHTCKKWKRTTKQIQVSLRMATMDHNRLLKAVFNAWRMVVLTTHGDGDLLPLDEQNRAMLCLYFRQWKIKYIQNIHRN; encoded by the exons ATGGAAAAGAGCGAGCAGTCAAGTGTAACATTATTAAATGACTCACTATTTAGAAGCACATCAACAGTGGTCGTGGGTGAACACATACAGCCAACCAGTAGTAGCATCAGTCACAAGTCCACCGTAGTTTGCTATGGAGACATTTCAATCGACTATTCTCAGTACTACAAGGAGGCACCCATCACATTTGAGGACTTGTTGTCTGATGAGGAAGGCTcagttagtagtagtagtagttgcaGTGATGAAGGTAACAGCCGTGTTGGAGCAGTAGAGAGTCACACAATCGTACAACAAAGCAATGCTTGTAGTCACGAAGAAGGCAGTGGATTAAG AGCCATCACCTATCACAAATATAAGACACTACAGTCTTGCTTTACTGCCTGGAGAAAATTGTCGATGTTGAAGCAGGCAAAGGCAATGCAACTCTTCCATCGTCACCTCCTACAGAGAGGTTGGAGAGCTTTTCGTTGGAATCTGATGCTTGGCCGAGAACTTGCTAAGATGGGCGTGTGGCACCATCAAAGATGGAAACACCGACGTGTATTTTTAAAG TGGAGGGCTAAGGCAGTGGCAAAACGTCATGAGAGAATAAAAAATGCATTTTACTTGTGGAGACGTCTTACAAGACTGAAGGTCAGCTGCTGTGTGACCCAGCTGGTTGCACAGAGGAAGATCCTGTGTGTCTGCTGGACACAGTGGAAGAGTTCACTGACTATGGCCAGGAAAGAGAAAATAGCATCTCAACACTTTGAAAAGCTAATACTCAGAAGATCTTTTACTGCCCTCCTAATTAATGCCAGCAGCTACAGGAAGAAGAAGCTAGCCCTCAACTTGAGCCAGGCATTTTATTTCACCATCCTTAAGCGTGATGCACTTGTACAGTGGAAATTATCACTGCAATTTAAACTTGCAGCAAAAAAGCATTACTGTCAGGTGCTGCTATCAAAGGCTCTACAAAGATGGTGCCAGAATACTGTTAACATGAG ATTTCAATGGATCCAGATTGAAGGAGAAGCCCAAACACATTACTCTTCTCATTTGACAAGGTACTATTTCAAGGAGTGGTGTTTAAAGCATATGGAGAAAAGAGCTGCTAAGTTCAGGGGATCACTGCTGCTGGTGAGGTGCTACCAAGAGTGGAACAGTCGTCAGACGTTGGTGCGATGCAACAAAACTGCAGCAACTAAATTTCATTCCCAA TATATCCTGAGGTGTGCATTTGTTGAATGGAAGTTGAAGTGTACAAAGGCACAGGATACGAGGGCTCACTATGTGTTACTGTTACAAAGAGAGACCCTACAACATTACTTTGACCACTGGAGAAGTGTCATCAATTTCTCACACTCTTTGAG GGTTAGCCAACGAGATTTTCTACAGCAGCACAATGCCGTGCTTGTTAAATCATGCTTTAGCTATTGGAGGGAGACTGCAACAGAGACTAGACAAAAGAGAGCTGCCGATGGCTTATATCAACAACATGCAAAGAAACGAATGTTTAGTTCATGGAGACAGTTTATATATCAGAGAACTTTAAGACATGGATCAGAGATGTTCCGTATGGAAAGGCAAAGAAGCACACTTCAAA GATATTTTGACCGATGGGTGTGTGAGACAGCTTGCCAGGTGGGTGAGAATGCAATCAGTGATCGACTGTTTTCTGCTCTGTGCACACATCGGATGAGGGTGGCATTCACTGGTTGGCATCAAGTGACCATAACATCACTTGCAGCTAAAGGTGTACAGAAGAACTACATGAGAAG ATTTTTTTACAAGTGGAAACACCAAATGGTTGCCATACATACCAAGAGCACTGCGCAGATACATTCTGCTGATGTTGTATTAGTCAACAAGTGGTTTAGAAAGTGGTGGAGTTGCTTACAGGTTAAGGGTTTGGCCAGAGTGGCTGATAAACATTACAAAACAGTTTGCCTCCGGAAATCTTTTAACACCTTAACAA GAGAGTATAAGAGACTTGAAACGGCAAAGAAATTTCATTGTTCTGTTGAGCAGTCGTCACTTGTAGCTTGTTTTGTACGGTGGAGGGCAGTGCTTTCAACTAGGACACAACTAGAACATATGAAGAAGAGTATAAAG TTTCAGCAGTGTTATCTTGTGAGGAAATGTTTTGCTGCATGGCTCAACTGTGCTAGGATGAGACAGCAGCTGCTTCATGAATCTTTTCAGAGTCTACATGTGCTGGATACTACCCATAGGCAACGTATGACTTGGAACATGTGGAGAAGACAGCTACACTGTCATCAGATCATGAG AAGACATTTGAATACAAAAGATTTCTATTGTATGCAGAGATTTTTTTACCACTGGAAAAATGTTGCAGAGCAATCTCTGGAAATGCTTTCTGCAACATTTATAGCAAAGTTTCACGTGTCAGCCTTGTCCACCAGCACAGCCAGGGACTCACCATGCTTAAATGGATTATTTACTCCACCCAATATGTTAGCAACTTCTCTTCAATACCAAAATAGTTTGGTGTCTCCTAGAACTAATAACAGTTTTATCAAATCTCCAATAAAGTCATCAACTCCTTTGCTGTCTTTCCATAGTACGAAACGATCATCTCATAACAGTGATAACTTTAATGGTGTTGTTGCAAATTCTCCATCAAGGGATGATGTAAAGAGGCAGCTGTTTACAGAAGACAAGCAGTCAAAGTTATCTCCACCATGCAAGTGTCTCAATTCTGAAGTGATAAACCAGCTATCTAGCCTTCAACAAGACCTTGATAGTATTCACATGAGTGAATCATTTTTACATCAGCATAGTAACGTGTCAGTTAGTTCAAACTCGTCTATCACTGAACTCTCTGAAAACATAATTTCTCCTCCAATAGAATTTAGTGAACAATGCTATGCTGATTCTCACAATATTTCTGTGTCTAGTGTCGGAACTAAATCACTGTATGAAATTTCTAGAATAAAACCTGTAATGATTGATAACTCTGTTTCAGAGCTCTCAGTCAGTCATGATTCCTCTTTTGTGTTGTACAACAAGATGGTGTATATCATAAAGATAATGCAGCTTTATCCAGCAAGTGTTGCTTTCATAGCTTGGCATAAGTTTGTACTCAAAATGAAGTCACTCAGAGCAATCCAAAATGAAGTGCAGCATTTGTCGTGTCAGAATTCTGTGAGACATGTGTTTATGTTATGGAAGTCTCAAACTTGTAGATCACTGGAATACAAGCAGATAGAGACGTCATTTCTGGCCAACCAACGAAAGAGAATTTTATGTGGCTCCTTACTAAAATGGACTACACTTCACCTCAGGCATACTAGAACAAGTTACATTCTAAATGACTACCTTTCATCTAAAAATAACTATCTAGTGAAACGTTACTTCGCCAAGTGGAAATATAATTTTGAAATGAATTTAAGAATTAGAAATCATATG GGTCGTGTGTTGTTATCAAGGTGTTTGCAGTCATGGAAAAACCACTGTTTATCTAAACAGCTGGTTCAAGCCAAAATAGACTGTATAAGAGCCAAACAGAATCATATCATCCTCTCACAGTGCTTAATACAATGGTCGAATGag GCCAAACAAAGAAGATTGCTTCGAATTTGTTTGCAAAAGTGGAAGGTTTACACTCAAG TGAAAAGACAGTTAAGAGTAGCAGTCATGGTCATTGAAGAAAGAAGGTGTATTACACTGAGAAGAAATGTTCTGTGTACCTGGAGAAATATGACATATGCTTGTGTGACTGTTAAAAATTTACATCACAGAAACATATTGAgaag TGTCTTTGTTAGCTGGAGAAGCTTCGTTGAAGACAAGAAGGAAGCGTTGCTTAACCACCAGCAGGAAGAAGATAGAAGGATTGTTACTGCTGCGTTTTTACACTGGAGAGAATTTACAAAGAAAAGAATATTAGCAAAGCAGCTG AATTGTGTTAGAATACTTCACCACACTTGTAAGAAGTGGAAGCGTACAACGAAACAGATACAGGTTTCACTTAGAATGGCCACCATGGATCACAATCGTCTTCTTAAAGCA GTTTTTAACGCCTGGAGGATGGTTGTCTTGACTACTCATGGCGACGGTGATTTGCTTCCTCTTGATGAACAAAACAGGGCTATGCTGTGTTTGTATTTTAGACAATGGAAGATAAAATATATTCAAAACATCCATAGAAATTGA